Proteins found in one Prochlorothrix hollandica PCC 9006 = CALU 1027 genomic segment:
- a CDS encoding mechanosensitive ion channel family protein translates to MVTLETTADVVQYLTRLGYITATIVALYLLVFFGLRLFFRRNNSDAGLVTLKVSRLPALIIAVVVILKTSLSVLVNYQIVVWIEVFLTAVAFITVTYWIGRVLDQVVFYYLKQYAEKTEAQWDDVLVPILETVVPVLVYVIGAFLALQSLGLNLTGLWVAFGGLTFVIGYALQDIIANFFGGLVLLIDTPFRFGDVIAWKRNERAVIKKVGLRLTQLYLIDQHCEAYIPNSKFEKQKILNLSRPNPNYYYTVTLKLSTEAEICRTSDIMEWVALAHPDTLGDIDSKLDLIDRYFGRAIVDENTHQKREMGRLRLLAEREANRYLSQVEELFDSLSSRIDEMESGGLDRQEIRVILEEFTAICEVIGLGVVPADRSRKQAQLEESPELHKQGSLIGNVREWCEAWTKDPDLLPEDHSNLRRAWEQRIELLVGRTNKLFQKLSNPDTDDTRLDDAVSNLYLWIQESFKTSRNEWQKPRIWTSELTLGRGQLQEKEFSAKFYVDDITLERFQRGYQGNRI, encoded by the coding sequence ATGGTCACGTTGGAAACAACGGCTGACGTGGTGCAGTACCTAACGCGGTTGGGCTATATTACGGCCACGATCGTGGCTCTGTACCTGTTGGTTTTCTTTGGCCTACGCCTCTTCTTCCGTCGCAACAACAGCGATGCAGGCTTAGTCACCCTCAAGGTATCCCGCCTTCCCGCCCTGATCATCGCTGTGGTGGTCATCCTCAAAACCTCCCTCTCAGTCCTGGTCAACTATCAAATTGTGGTGTGGATTGAGGTATTTCTGACGGCGGTGGCCTTTATCACGGTGACCTACTGGATCGGTCGCGTGTTAGATCAAGTGGTGTTTTACTACTTGAAACAGTACGCCGAGAAGACGGAAGCCCAATGGGATGACGTGTTGGTCCCCATCCTGGAAACCGTGGTGCCGGTGCTGGTCTATGTCATTGGTGCCTTCCTGGCTCTCCAATCCCTGGGTCTCAACCTGACGGGCCTTTGGGTGGCCTTCGGGGGACTGACCTTTGTCATTGGCTATGCCCTTCAGGATATTATTGCCAACTTCTTTGGCGGGTTGGTGCTGTTGATCGATACACCGTTCCGCTTTGGCGATGTGATTGCCTGGAAGCGCAATGAGCGAGCGGTGATTAAAAAGGTGGGGTTACGTCTAACCCAGCTCTATTTGATTGACCAGCACTGTGAAGCCTATATTCCCAACTCTAAGTTTGAAAAGCAAAAGATCCTCAATCTCAGCCGCCCCAATCCCAACTATTACTACACCGTTACCCTCAAGCTCTCGACGGAGGCGGAAATTTGCCGCACGTCGGACATTATGGAATGGGTGGCCTTGGCTCACCCCGATACCCTGGGGGATATCGATAGTAAGTTAGATTTAATCGATCGCTACTTTGGCCGTGCCATTGTCGATGAAAACACCCACCAGAAGCGGGAAATGGGGCGTTTACGGCTGTTGGCTGAACGGGAGGCAAATCGCTACTTATCCCAAGTGGAAGAGCTGTTTGACAGCCTCAGTAGTCGCATTGATGAAATGGAATCAGGGGGTCTCGATCGCCAGGAAATTCGGGTGATTCTGGAGGAGTTCACCGCGATTTGTGAGGTCATCGGTCTGGGGGTTGTGCCCGCCGATCGCAGCCGCAAACAAGCCCAACTGGAAGAATCCCCCGAACTCCACAAACAAGGCTCCCTCATTGGTAATGTGCGAGAGTGGTGTGAAGCCTGGACTAAGGATCCCGACCTTTTGCCGGAGGATCACAGCAATTTGCGGCGGGCGTGGGAACAGCGCATTGAACTGTTGGTGGGTAGAACCAATAAGTTATTCCAAAAGCTGAGCAATCCCGACACCGACGACACCCGTTTAGATGATGCGGTGTCCAATCTTTACCTTTGGATACAGGAAAGCTTTAAGACCAGCCGCAATGAATGGCAAAAGCCCCGCATTTGGACTTCAGAGTTGACCCTCGGTCGGGGACAACTCCAGGAGAAAGAGTTCTCCGCCAAGTTCTATGTGGATGACATTACCCTAGAGCGCTTCCAGCGGGGTTACCAGGGTAATCGCATCTAA
- a CDS encoding IS66 family transposase has product VSLWTFVHHEGVEPTNNAAERSLRPAVIARKLSFGSRSRQGSQFVARLLTVTSSLKVQQRPILDFLTDACRAHRYHLAPPSLLPPAES; this is encoded by the coding sequence AGGTTTCCCTCTGGACGTTTGTCCACCATGAGGGTGTTGAACCCACCAATAATGCAGCGGAGCGCTCCCTCCGACCAGCGGTGATTGCTCGCAAACTCAGCTTTGGCTCTCGGTCTCGACAGGGTAGCCAGTTTGTGGCCCGTCTGTTGACGGTCACCTCTTCTCTCAAGGTTCAACAACGTCCCATTCTGGACTTCCTCACGGACGCTTGTCGTGCCCATCGCTACCACCTCGCTCCTCCTTCTCTTCTCCCTCCCGCTGAGTCCTAA
- a CDS encoding mechanosensitive ion channel domain-containing protein, translated as MVLPSAFHSLLAQAGDVSPDAVSPETVSPDAVSPDVVAESGATLGLFAPPVLKVLGFTSLTGLIAYIVIFVLLRAWLRKIHSDAGLVAVRVTRIPAIILIIGLVIKATLAQMGESSTIGLLQHVDTALIAIAVTYGISQLLTEVLLYYLEGYAEKSEAQWDDVLIPILKTVLPIFVYGIGGLVSLQSLGIDLSGLWVAIGGITFVLGFALKDILANFFSGVVLLIDTPFRFGDVVVLEDGTRAVIKKVGLRVTNLYV; from the coding sequence ATGGTACTCCCCTCTGCGTTCCACAGTCTGTTAGCACAAGCTGGCGACGTTAGCCCCGATGCTGTTAGTCCTGAAACCGTCAGCCCTGATGCGGTTAGCCCGGATGTTGTAGCAGAATCGGGAGCAACCCTGGGTCTATTCGCCCCCCCAGTCCTTAAAGTCCTTGGATTCACCAGCCTGACTGGGTTAATTGCCTATATTGTCATTTTCGTGCTTTTACGGGCATGGCTGCGCAAAATTCACTCTGATGCTGGTCTGGTGGCCGTTCGGGTCACCCGCATCCCTGCCATCATCTTAATCATCGGGTTGGTGATTAAGGCAACCCTAGCCCAGATGGGGGAAAGTAGCACCATCGGTCTATTGCAGCACGTAGACACAGCACTGATTGCCATTGCGGTCACCTATGGCATCTCCCAACTCCTCACTGAGGTGTTGTTGTACTACCTAGAAGGCTATGCCGAGAAAAGCGAAGCCCAGTGGGATGATGTCCTGATTCCCATTCTCAAGACCGTCTTGCCGATTTTTGTCTATGGCATCGGTGGCTTAGTATCGTTGCAATCCCTCGGCATTGATCTCAGTGGTCTCTGGGTCGCCATCGGCGGCATTACCTTTGTCCTTGGTTTTGCCCTCAAAGACATCCTGGCCAACTTCTTCAGTGGAGTGGTGCTGCTCATTGATACCCCCTTCCGCTTTGGGGATGTGGTGGTGCTGGAAGACGGCACCCGCGCCGTCATTAAAAAAGTTGGTCTCCGGGTCACCAACCTTTACGTGTAA
- a CDS encoding Hpt domain-containing protein — translation MANPIGAIAAVQTARITGTALQIPQAASPHLFPSALIFCPYPPTTTMELPSTDTPAIDAELIRLNLGALGEDAAECLTFLTQTFTEDTPGILAQMRQGAEQQDAATLRINAHTLKSSSATLGAASLSELCKILEAKARAEDLSQTVELVNQVEAAYAAAKVALETFQW, via the coding sequence ATGGCGAACCCGATCGGCGCGATCGCCGCCGTGCAGACGGCTAGGATCACCGGCACCGCCCTCCAGATCCCCCAGGCCGCATCCCCTCATCTGTTCCCGTCAGCCCTAATTTTCTGCCCTTACCCCCCTACCACAACCATGGAACTCCCATCTACCGACACCCCGGCGATCGATGCTGAACTTATCCGCCTGAACCTTGGTGCCTTGGGGGAAGATGCCGCCGAATGTCTCACCTTCCTAACACAAACCTTTACTGAAGACACCCCCGGAATCCTGGCCCAAATGCGTCAGGGAGCAGAACAACAGGATGCAGCCACCCTGCGCATCAATGCCCATACCCTCAAATCCAGTAGTGCCACCCTGGGAGCCGCCTCCCTGTCAGAGCTTTGTAAAATCCTGGAAGCCAAAGCCAGGGCCGAAGATTTGAGCCAAACCGTAGAGCTGGTGAACCAGGTAGAAGCAGCCTATGCAGCGGCCAAAGTCGCCCTAGAAACCTTTCAGTGGTAA
- a CDS encoding alpha amylase C-terminal domain-containing protein encodes MCEHRWPGVARLVGWRRAMGTEPVTRWWEGSGRRVAFGRGDRGFVVINGDRDPWGAVLRTDLPPGRYDNWLATDPGAIVVDEGGYCG; translated from the coding sequence TTGTGTGAACACCGCTGGCCTGGGGTGGCGCGGCTGGTGGGCTGGCGGCGGGCGATGGGGACGGAGCCGGTGACGCGGTGGTGGGAGGGTTCGGGGCGACGGGTGGCCTTTGGCCGGGGCGATCGCGGCTTTGTGGTGATTAATGGGGATCGGGATCCCTGGGGGGCGGTGCTGCGGACGGATCTACCGCCGGGGCGCTATGACAATTGGTTGGCGACGGATCCGGGGGCGATCGTGGTGGATGAGGGGGGGTATTGCGGTTGA
- a CDS encoding aspartyl protease family protein produces the protein MADAQKFPYKIIDSSLGMVDRMPYLPLTLISSGQSVNTEGLLDTGASVNVLPYELGTQLGLTWENETLSVVLAGNLARFEARAIVVEAQVSPFPTVDLAFAWTQAPNVPLILGQANFFFEFEVCFFRARSEFEIRPKQG, from the coding sequence ATGGCTGACGCTCAGAAATTTCCCTACAAAATTATTGATAGCAGTCTCGGCATGGTTGATCGAATGCCATATTTGCCTTTGACACTTATTTCTAGTGGTCAATCCGTGAACACCGAAGGGTTGTTAGATACAGGCGCAAGCGTTAATGTTTTGCCATACGAGTTGGGTACACAACTGGGCTTGACCTGGGAGAATGAGACACTCTCGGTTGTGTTGGCGGGCAACTTGGCTCGATTTGAAGCTCGCGCAATCGTTGTTGAAGCTCAAGTCAGCCCATTTCCCACTGTTGATCTCGCATTTGCTTGGACACAAGCACCCAATGTACCTTTAATCTTAGGGCAAGCTAATTTCTTCTTTGAGTTTGAGGTCTGTTTTTTCCGTGCACGTTCTGAATTTGAAATCCGCCCCAAGCAAGGTTGA
- a CDS encoding alpha amylase C-terminal domain-containing protein: protein MGAEPPFFEPADGGQSYGLATVFMLAWPYGTPRVTSGYDWDRRWQVDPGTGQRRDDHDWIGPPGDDRGRTLPVTRWWEGSGRRVAFGRGDRGFVVINGERDPWGAVLRTDLPPGRYDNWLATDPGSIVVDEGGVLRVTVPPGQAVVLAIPTIRPRGVEN, encoded by the coding sequence GTGGGGGCAGAACCCCCATTTTTTGAACCGGCGGATGGGGGACAGAGCTATGGGCTGGCGACGGTGTTTATGCTGGCGTGGCCCTATGGCACACCTCGCGTTACGTCGGGCTATGACTGGGATCGCCGCTGGCAGGTGGATCCGGGGACGGGGCAACGGCGGGATGACCATGACTGGATCGGTCCGCCGGGGGACGATCGGGGCCGGACGCTGCCGGTGACGCGGTGGTGGGAGGGTTCGGGGCGACGGGTGGCCTTTGGCCGGGGCGATCGCGGCTTTGTGGTGATTAATGGGGAGCGGGACCCCTGGGGGGCGGTGCTGCGGACGGATCTACCGCCGGGGCGCTATGACAATTGGTTGGCGACGGATCCGGGATCGATCGTGGTGGATGAGGGGGGGGTATTGCGGGTAACGGTGCCACCGGGGCAGGCGGTGGTGTTGGCGATTCCGACCATCCGGCCCAGGGGCGTGGAAAATTAG
- the tcmP gene encoding three-Cys-motif partner protein TcmP produces the protein MVKASWSSDGSTIPDVEAHTKAKHKILETYVEELIVTLYGKGRYGSTKFTFVDGFCGGGIYRDPEDGQIWAGSPVRIFQAVNRGVVKSQRKYDIDVQYIFIDSKQEHIDCLKKYTLPYFGLEKEAEGHNVKFMCDDFESVVNQCCLSVDIHKGHSFFFLDPFGWTDVSMASIRKIRRLKKSEILFTYMIDYIERFIEQRFNQLKSNFTNILEADGFYTEAKPSRINEIGEQCYLRNESMRLFREKGEYPYVFTFSLIPRNNSRVLYYLIHMSQELTALEVMKASFWGENTLDYQYYFEIYGYGFKTSDYYQANQGELKFDINPGADQFCINRLDASVMKIIHNCKSNELTFRELCEITIQENPATRQHYEELITLKRSEQDITVLRDGRKTTAKNLQWDDVIKVSDSKQLFLFP, from the coding sequence ATGGTCAAAGCGTCTTGGAGTTCTGACGGTAGTACTATTCCAGATGTTGAAGCGCACACCAAAGCTAAGCACAAGATCCTAGAGACTTATGTAGAAGAATTAATAGTTACACTCTACGGGAAGGGTAGGTATGGTTCTACAAAATTTACATTTGTCGATGGTTTTTGCGGTGGTGGCATCTATCGAGATCCAGAGGATGGGCAGATTTGGGCCGGCTCTCCAGTCAGAATATTTCAAGCAGTAAATCGAGGAGTAGTTAAATCCCAAAGAAAATACGATATAGATGTGCAATATATTTTTATTGATAGCAAACAGGAGCATATTGACTGTCTTAAAAAATATACACTCCCCTATTTCGGCCTAGAAAAAGAAGCCGAAGGCCATAATGTAAAATTTATGTGTGATGACTTTGAAAGTGTCGTAAATCAATGCTGCCTCAGTGTTGATATTCATAAAGGACATTCCTTCTTTTTCCTTGATCCCTTTGGCTGGACAGATGTTTCCATGGCCAGTATCAGAAAAATAAGGAGACTCAAAAAGTCTGAAATTCTGTTCACCTATATGATCGATTATATAGAACGGTTCATAGAGCAGCGTTTTAATCAACTAAAATCTAATTTCACCAATATCTTAGAGGCAGATGGATTTTATACTGAAGCTAAACCTTCTCGCATTAATGAAATAGGAGAACAGTGTTATCTTCGGAATGAGTCCATGAGACTTTTTCGTGAGAAGGGAGAATATCCTTATGTGTTTACTTTTTCACTTATCCCAAGAAATAATTCAAGAGTTCTATACTATTTAATTCACATGTCACAGGAATTAACGGCTCTGGAAGTGATGAAAGCTAGCTTTTGGGGAGAGAATACTCTGGATTATCAGTACTATTTTGAAATATATGGATATGGATTCAAAACATCTGACTACTACCAGGCTAATCAAGGTGAGTTGAAGTTTGATATTAATCCTGGTGCTGATCAGTTTTGCATAAATAGGTTAGATGCTTCTGTCATGAAGATAATACATAATTGCAAATCGAATGAATTAACCTTTCGTGAACTTTGCGAAATAACAATCCAAGAAAATCCTGCTACTCGTCAACACTATGAAGAATTAATTACCTTGAAGCGTTCAGAACAAGATATTACTGTTTTGAGAGATGGCAGGAAAACTACTGCAAAAAACCTTCAATGGGATGATGTTATTAAAGTTTCTGATTCTAAGCAGCTATTTCTCTTTCCTTAG
- a CDS encoding DUF5131 family protein: MSSSKTGIEWTDKTWNPTTGCDKVSPGCTHCYAEAITRRFPNHFPHGFTLQLHEDRLDQPRRWRKPSRIFVNSMSDLFHKDVPLEFLQQVFAVMGETPQHIYQILTKRDDILLELAPFLPWHPNIWMGVSVENQAYVHRIDALRQVPAQVRFLSCEPLLGPLKLNLDQIHWLIVGGESGHGFRPMESAWVESLQQQAESANVAFFFKQWGGRHSKAQGASLHGKFYKEMPKQTNFDNDVPKEREIAA, encoded by the coding sequence ATGTCAAGCAGTAAGACGGGAATTGAGTGGACAGACAAAACCTGGAACCCCACTACAGGCTGTGACAAAGTGAGTCCAGGCTGTACCCATTGCTATGCGGAAGCGATTACACGACGGTTTCCCAACCACTTTCCCCATGGGTTTACGCTTCAGCTCCACGAAGACCGGCTAGATCAACCCCGTCGCTGGCGCAAGCCCAGCCGCATTTTTGTCAACTCCATGAGCGATCTGTTTCACAAAGATGTGCCCCTGGAGTTTCTACAGCAAGTCTTTGCCGTCATGGGGGAAACACCCCAGCATATTTATCAAATTCTGACTAAGCGGGACGATATATTACTGGAATTAGCCCCGTTTCTACCGTGGCATCCTAATATTTGGATGGGGGTTTCGGTGGAAAATCAGGCTTATGTTCACCGCATTGATGCCTTGCGACAGGTTCCGGCTCAGGTACGTTTTCTGTCCTGTGAACCATTGCTGGGTCCCCTCAAGTTAAATCTTGATCAGATCCACTGGTTAATCGTGGGTGGGGAATCAGGCCATGGATTCCGGCCCATGGAGTCGGCTTGGGTGGAGTCTTTACAACAGCAAGCAGAGTCAGCCAATGTAGCATTCTTTTTCAAACAATGGGGCGGCAGGCACTCCAAGGCCCAAGGTGCTAGCCTCCATGGTAAATTTTACAAAGAGATGCCAAAACAGACTAATTTTGACAATGACGTGCCTAAGGAAAGAGAAATAGCTGCTTAG
- a CDS encoding glycosyltransferase family 4 protein: MPEPNAPTISILVSDLSEQGAGRWGGAVRPFLLRQALQHLGHRVEILGFSPQPNPSLVSTPDQPLHQFPLAPYPQLLRSARHLLQQLSGDVIYAYKPKPTSFGLGLWARRWLPPRIPGQGRRPLILDIDDWEMSWFGGEQWRYEAGPKQRLRDLLKPQGAFRTADHPVYLQALERQIPRTDAITLHSQFLQQRFGGLWVPNGKDINHFDPQPYDAEASRRRYGLAGYRVLMFPGAPRPYKGIEDVLAALDLLDQPDLRLVIVGGSPYDDYDRQLQNRWGRWLIALPKTPYDQMPQVISAAHVIVVPQRNTPAALAQFPLKLTDGMAMAKPILATWVGDIPKILGDTGYLVDPEAPQQLADQITALFDQWPEAVARGLLARDRCRRLYSIESMAQALGTGLGQWLRPAGQ, encoded by the coding sequence GTGCCAGAACCCAACGCCCCAACCATTTCGATCCTGGTGAGCGACCTCTCAGAGCAAGGGGCGGGTCGGTGGGGGGGAGCCGTGCGGCCCTTCCTCCTGCGCCAAGCCCTCCAGCACCTGGGCCATCGGGTGGAAATCCTGGGCTTCAGTCCCCAGCCCAACCCCAGCCTGGTGTCCACCCCAGATCAACCCCTGCATCAGTTTCCCCTAGCTCCCTATCCCCAACTGCTGCGATCGGCCCGCCACCTCCTCCAACAGCTTTCGGGGGATGTGATCTATGCCTATAAGCCCAAACCCACCAGTTTTGGCCTGGGACTGTGGGCAAGGCGCTGGCTACCGCCCCGGATCCCAGGCCAAGGCCGTCGTCCGTTGATTTTGGACATTGATGATTGGGAAATGAGTTGGTTTGGGGGGGAACAGTGGCGCTATGAGGCTGGACCCAAACAGCGGCTGCGGGATCTGCTCAAGCCCCAGGGGGCGTTCCGCACCGCTGATCACCCCGTCTATCTCCAAGCCCTGGAACGGCAGATTCCCCGCACCGATGCCATCACCCTCCACAGTCAGTTTTTGCAACAGCGCTTTGGGGGGCTGTGGGTGCCCAATGGCAAGGATATCAACCATTTTGATCCCCAGCCCTATGATGCCGAAGCCAGTCGCCGCCGCTATGGGTTGGCAGGCTATCGGGTGCTGATGTTCCCCGGTGCCCCCCGGCCCTACAAGGGCATTGAGGATGTGTTGGCGGCGCTGGATCTGTTGGATCAGCCGGATTTGCGCCTGGTGATTGTGGGGGGCAGTCCCTATGACGATTACGATCGCCAGCTCCAAAACCGCTGGGGTCGCTGGCTGATTGCCCTGCCCAAAACCCCCTATGACCAGATGCCCCAGGTGATCAGTGCGGCCCATGTGATTGTGGTGCCCCAGCGCAATACCCCCGCTGCCCTGGCCCAGTTCCCCCTGAAGCTGACGGATGGCATGGCCATGGCCAAGCCAATTTTAGCGACGTGGGTGGGGGATATTCCCAAAATTCTGGGGGATACAGGCTATTTGGTCGATCCAGAAGCGCCTCAGCAGTTGGCTGACCAAATTACGGCGCTGTTTGATCAGTGGCCGGAGGCAGTGGCACGGGGACTGTTGGCCCGCGATCGCTGTCGGCGGTTGTACAGTATCGAGTCCATGGCCCAGGCGTTGGGGACGGGGTTGGGCCAGTGGTTGCGGCCTGCGGGGCAATGA
- a CDS encoding sensor histidine kinase produces MISPMSPPPLAPVPAFPDCDRRLQGITQALTLLLSHPDVAQALPSALAILGETWQIDRLGLEPWYPEWFDGEGDLDPESLWLWQRHSETAGGRSPLNPALLPQIPEPWRRTLATGSPCLQALALGENPWLQQRGLEQLLLWPIDWVQPSQWRGVLSVAVAANPRGGTAAVGTTAVAGAAAIGTATGTAIAGSAAVAGPAAVGTATIGTTADTTTVGTATVGTATVGTATIGTTTDTAATDTAATDTAATDTAATDTARPRTAQALWTEAEVALWGQVAQALGGSVGRYQESQRLVQQVDRRTAELWQAIEELEAKAVDYEEAEAQLQANYTLLHSVINGTSDLIFVKDCQGRYVLVNDAALDFWQLPRKAVLGRDETLIFPPEEAQNLLAIDEDILSQGLSKTLEESVTLRGQTYTFLTTKTPYHDQWGQVIGLVGITRDITRRKQAENSLLQKTEELQAALGELQKTQSHLIHSEKMSSLGQLVAGVAHEINNPVNFIYGNTKPAESYILDLLNLIDLYQRHFPHPPTEIQDQIELIDLDFILEDLPKILRSIKVGAERIHDIVQSLHNFSRMNESNVKVVDIHEGIDSTLMILQPRLKALPNRESVILEKQYGPLPPVECYAGQLNQVIMNLLANALDAVDDRNSQEPNFQPHITIATHPIPGPQILIQITDNGVGIPDSLVSRLFDPFFTTKPVGKGTGMGLAISYQIITELHQGHLTVRSTPGLGTTFTIAIPQSQHLTLEPVP; encoded by the coding sequence GTGATCTCTCCGATGTCCCCCCCTCCCCTCGCCCCTGTCCCGGCTTTTCCCGACTGCGATCGCCGCTTGCAGGGGATTACCCAAGCCCTGACCCTGCTGCTGAGTCACCCCGATGTGGCCCAAGCCCTGCCCTCGGCCCTGGCGATCTTGGGGGAAACCTGGCAGATCGATCGCCTGGGCTTGGAACCCTGGTATCCAGAGTGGTTTGACGGGGAGGGGGATCTAGACCCGGAGTCCCTGTGGCTATGGCAACGGCATTCTGAGACTGCCGGGGGGCGATCGCCCCTGAACCCGGCCCTACTGCCCCAGATCCCTGAACCCTGGCGCAGAACCCTGGCCACCGGATCCCCCTGTCTCCAAGCCCTAGCCCTAGGGGAAAATCCCTGGTTGCAGCAGCGGGGACTGGAACAACTGCTGCTCTGGCCCATTGACTGGGTCCAGCCCTCCCAGTGGCGCGGGGTGTTGAGCGTGGCAGTGGCGGCAAACCCTAGGGGCGGGACAGCAGCGGTAGGAACCACAGCGGTAGCAGGTGCAGCCGCGATCGGCACAGCAACAGGCACAGCGATAGCGGGTTCAGCAGCGGTAGCGGGTCCAGCAGCGGTAGGCACAGCAACGATCGGCACAACAGCAGACACAACAACAGTCGGCACAGCAACAGTCGGCACAGCAACAGTCGGTACAGCAACGATCGGCACAACAACAGACACAGCGGCAACAGACACAGCGGCAACAGACACAGCGGCAACAGACACAGCGGCAACAGACACAGCAAGACCCAGAACAGCCCAGGCGCTGTGGACCGAGGCAGAGGTGGCCCTGTGGGGACAGGTGGCCCAAGCCCTGGGGGGATCCGTGGGGCGCTATCAAGAATCCCAACGCTTGGTGCAACAGGTGGACCGTCGCACGGCGGAACTGTGGCAAGCCATCGAAGAACTGGAAGCCAAAGCGGTGGACTATGAGGAGGCAGAAGCCCAACTTCAGGCCAACTACACCCTACTCCACAGTGTCATTAATGGCACCAGCGATTTGATTTTTGTCAAGGACTGCCAGGGTCGCTATGTGTTGGTCAATGATGCAGCCCTAGACTTTTGGCAACTGCCCCGCAAGGCGGTGTTGGGCCGCGACGAAACCTTGATTTTTCCCCCAGAAGAAGCCCAAAATTTGTTGGCGATCGATGAAGATATTCTTAGCCAAGGTCTCTCTAAAACCCTGGAGGAATCCGTTACTCTGCGGGGACAAACCTACACCTTCCTGACCACCAAAACCCCCTACCATGATCAGTGGGGTCAGGTAATCGGACTGGTTGGCATTACCCGCGATATTACGCGCCGCAAACAGGCGGAAAATTCCCTACTGCAAAAAACCGAAGAACTGCAAGCCGCCCTAGGGGAATTGCAGAAAACCCAAAGCCATCTGATCCACAGCGAAAAAATGTCCAGCCTAGGGCAATTGGTGGCGGGAGTAGCCCATGAAATCAATAACCCGGTTAATTTCATCTATGGCAATACCAAACCAGCAGAAAGCTATATCCTTGATCTTTTAAATTTAATTGACCTCTATCAACGCCATTTTCCTCACCCCCCCACGGAAATTCAAGACCAAATCGAATTGATTGATCTGGACTTTATTTTAGAAGATCTTCCCAAAATTTTGCGATCGATCAAGGTAGGGGCCGAACGCATCCACGATATTGTGCAATCCTTACACAATTTTTCCCGCATGAATGAATCCAATGTCAAAGTGGTCGATATTCACGAGGGCATTGATAGCACCTTAATGATTTTGCAACCCAGACTTAAGGCATTGCCAAACCGGGAATCCGTCATTCTGGAAAAACAATATGGGCCATTGCCACCGGTGGAATGCTATGCGGGGCAACTGAACCAGGTGATTATGAACCTGCTGGCCAATGCCTTGGATGCGGTGGACGATCGCAACAGCCAGGAACCTAATTTTCAACCCCACATTACCATCGCCACCCACCCGATTCCCGGACCCCAGATCCTGATCCAAATTACCGATAATGGGGTGGGGATTCCCGATAGCCTAGTGTCCCGGCTCTTCGATCCCTTTTTCACCACCAAGCCCGTGGGCAAAGGCACCGGCATGGGCTTGGCCATTAGCTACCAAATCATCACGGAACTGCACCAGGGCCATCTGACGGTGCGATCGACCCCCGGTCTCGGCACCACCTTCACCATTGCCATTCCCCAAAGCCAACATTTGACTCTGGAACCGGTGCCCTGA
- the rnhA gene encoding ribonuclease HI — MNPAQKTVDIYTDGSCLHNPGPGGYGVVMLFGDHRKELSGGVRRTTNNRMEMMAAIVGLQALQEPCQVTLYTDSQYVVNAMTKGWAKRWRAQGWMRNKKDKAVNPDLWTQLLDLCDRHRVDFRWVRGHAGNVENERCDRLAVQAAKQSDLPPDEGYQP; from the coding sequence ATGAACCCGGCTCAGAAAACCGTAGACATTTATACCGATGGTTCCTGTCTCCATAATCCCGGCCCTGGGGGCTATGGGGTGGTGATGCTGTTTGGCGATCACCGCAAGGAACTGTCGGGGGGAGTGCGCCGCACCACCAACAACCGCATGGAAATGATGGCGGCGATCGTCGGTCTCCAAGCCCTCCAGGAACCCTGCCAAGTGACCCTCTACACCGACTCCCAATATGTGGTCAATGCCATGACCAAGGGCTGGGCCAAACGCTGGCGTGCCCAGGGCTGGATGCGCAATAAAAAAGACAAGGCGGTGAACCCGGATCTCTGGACCCAGTTGCTGGATCTCTGCGATCGCCATCGGGTGGACTTCCGTTGGGTGCGGGGCCATGCCGGTAATGTGGAAAATGAACGCTGCGATCGCCTTGCGGTGCAAGCGGCGAAGCAGTCCGATTTGCCCCCCGATGAGGGTTATCAACCATGA